In a single window of the Pandoraea pulmonicola genome:
- a CDS encoding PLP-dependent aminotransferase family protein — protein MGPGPGAVGGVDLAFNYPVLPEQTDAFRQALRETAAGGDLSALLAHTPHDGHRADRAAAAQWLARRDDVAVSPDTLVVCAGGQHALDVVQLALCRAGEPVGVEALTYPGWKALAALRDIPLAAVAMAPGGLDPSALDRRCRMRAGRLRVVYTMPTLHNPLGDVMPLEQRQALVAVARRHDLLLVEDSAYGFLVPDAPPPLRALAPERTFEVYSLSKPGAPGLRIAYLIAPPAFVSRVHAAIRASVWSAAPLMAQLASRWLGDGTLDGWIARKRALAVRRQTLAQTCFEGLGSTGYAGAFHRLLPVPAHVRCDDVVATLQARGIAVTPVDAFAAPGQTAPAAIRIALGSPSSDTVLEAALRQVADVMRSWAHAC, from the coding sequence ATCCCGTGTTGCCGGAACAGACGGACGCGTTCCGGCAAGCGTTGCGCGAAACGGCGGCGGGTGGCGACCTCAGTGCATTGCTCGCGCATACGCCGCACGACGGGCATCGCGCCGACCGCGCGGCGGCTGCCCAATGGCTGGCGCGCCGTGACGACGTTGCCGTGTCTCCCGACACCCTCGTCGTCTGTGCCGGCGGCCAGCATGCGCTCGACGTCGTGCAACTGGCGCTTTGTCGCGCGGGGGAGCCGGTGGGTGTCGAAGCGTTGACCTATCCGGGGTGGAAGGCGCTGGCCGCGTTGCGCGACATCCCGCTCGCGGCCGTGGCCATGGCGCCCGGCGGACTCGATCCGTCGGCCCTCGACAGACGCTGCCGGATGCGCGCGGGCCGCTTGCGCGTGGTCTATACGATGCCCACGCTGCACAATCCGCTGGGCGATGTCATGCCGCTCGAACAACGCCAGGCGCTGGTGGCCGTGGCGCGACGTCACGATCTTCTGCTCGTGGAGGACAGTGCGTACGGCTTCCTGGTGCCCGACGCCCCGCCGCCGCTGCGCGCGCTCGCGCCCGAGCGCACATTCGAGGTGTACAGCCTGTCGAAGCCCGGCGCGCCGGGGCTGCGCATCGCCTATCTGATCGCGCCGCCGGCGTTCGTGTCGCGCGTGCACGCCGCCATACGCGCGAGCGTGTGGAGTGCTGCGCCGCTGATGGCGCAACTGGCCTCACGCTGGCTGGGCGACGGCACGCTCGATGGTTGGATCGCGCGCAAGCGCGCGTTGGCCGTGCGGCGTCAGACCCTCGCGCAGACCTGTTTCGAAGGCCTCGGCTCGACGGGCTACGCCGGTGCGTTTCACCGTCTCCTTCCCGTGCCCGCTCATGTGCGCTGCGACGACGTCGTCGCCACGCTGCAAGCGCGCGGCATCGCCGTGACGCCGGTCGATGCCTTTGCCGCACCGGGGCAGACGGCGCCCGCGGCGATCCGTATCGCACTCGGATCGCCGTCCAGCGACACCGTGCTGGAAGCCGCCCTGCGGCAAGTCGCCGACGTGATGCGCTCATGGGCGCATGCGTGTTGA